A genome region from Vibrio tapetis subsp. tapetis includes the following:
- a CDS encoding porin, producing the protein MKKVFALTALAAVFSTSAFAGSSYVTGNVQFHSENKSPNATSTLEAGHTFDTGTTILTEFDGISLGSYPGDFNEGNGKTPYITLGVEQSYAINDNLWVAAGYHHLLNNGETVQYRPLVKIGYNFDNGLSISNRTRAHMFVEKDSHTQKSDTDYRLDNKIAYAFADQEIAVAYNNVYIFAGDKNSNAEDKKNTMDHELRATWTREGVQPYFELRSQGHGGDNKVNNAFVFGASYGF; encoded by the coding sequence ATGAAAAAAGTATTCGCACTTACAGCACTAGCAGCGGTTTTCTCTACAAGCGCATTTGCAGGTTCTTCTTACGTAACGGGTAACGTTCAGTTCCACAGTGAGAACAAATCACCTAACGCAACGTCTACGCTAGAAGCGGGCCACACGTTTGATACTGGTACTACAATCCTTACTGAGTTTGACGGTATTTCTCTGGGTAGCTACCCTGGTGATTTTAACGAAGGTAATGGTAAAACACCTTACATTACTTTAGGTGTAGAGCAAAGCTATGCTATTAACGACAACTTATGGGTTGCTGCGGGTTACCACCACTTACTAAATAACGGTGAAACAGTTCAGTACCGTCCATTGGTTAAAATTGGCTACAACTTTGACAATGGTCTTTCCATCTCGAACCGTACTCGTGCTCACATGTTCGTAGAAAAAGATAGCCACACTCAAAAATCTGATACTGATTACCGTCTAGACAACAAAATTGCTTATGCGTTTGCAGACCAAGAAATTGCTGTAGCATATAACAACGTTTACATCTTCGCAGGTGACAAGAATAGCAACGCTGAAGACAAGAAAAACACTATGGATCACGAGCTTCGTGCGACATGGACACGTGAAGGCGTTCAGCCATACTTTGAGCTTCGTAGCCAAGGTCACGGCGGCGACAATAAAGTAAATAACGCATTCGTATTTGGTGCTTCGTACGGTTTCTAA
- the gltX gene encoding glutamate--tRNA ligase — protein MTVKTRFAPSPTGYLHVGGARTALYSWLYAKSQGGEFVLRIEDTDLERNSAEAVDAILEGMKWMGMEWDEGPYYQSKRFDRYNEMVDVLLAQDKAYKCYASKDLLDEIRAEQEENKEMARYDANHPKIVAANEAANEDDACVIRFRNPKEGSVVFEDQIRGRIEISNSQLDDLIIRRTDGAPTYNFVVVVDDWDMGITHVVRGEDHINNTPRQINIYEALGAPVPTFAHCAMILGDDGAKLSKRHGAVSVMQYRDEGYLPNALNNYLVRLGWSHGDQEIFSEEEMINLFSLNAISKSASAFNTDKLLWLNNHYIKTSEPEYVAKYLQWHLDAQKIDTSNGPAITEVIQLVGERCNTLIELAEQSRYFYEDFSEFEAGAAKKHLRGVAKGPLELALAKAEALEEFTTVNIKEGVIAAVCEEQEIGMGKIGMPLRVAVTGGGQSPSVDAVMPLIGKERVVARIKLALAFIADREANAQ, from the coding sequence ATGACGGTTAAAACTCGTTTTGCTCCTAGCCCAACAGGCTACCTTCACGTTGGTGGTGCTCGTACTGCACTTTATTCATGGCTTTACGCTAAAAGCCAAGGTGGCGAGTTTGTTCTGCGTATTGAAGATACCGATTTAGAGCGTAACTCTGCAGAAGCAGTAGATGCGATTCTAGAAGGCATGAAATGGATGGGTATGGAATGGGATGAAGGTCCTTACTACCAATCTAAGCGTTTTGACCGTTACAACGAAATGGTTGATGTGTTACTTGCACAAGACAAAGCCTATAAGTGCTATGCGTCGAAAGATCTGCTTGATGAAATTCGTGCAGAGCAAGAAGAAAACAAAGAAATGGCTCGCTACGATGCCAACCACCCGAAAATTGTTGCAGCGAACGAAGCCGCAAACGAAGACGATGCGTGTGTTATTCGTTTCCGTAACCCAAAAGAAGGGTCGGTTGTATTTGAAGATCAAATCCGTGGCCGTATCGAGATTTCAAACAGCCAGTTAGATGATTTGATTATCCGTCGTACCGATGGCGCGCCAACGTACAACTTCGTTGTTGTGGTTGATGACTGGGATATGGGCATTACGCACGTTGTTCGTGGTGAAGATCACATCAACAACACGCCTCGTCAAATCAACATCTATGAAGCACTAGGTGCACCAGTTCCAACTTTCGCTCACTGTGCAATGATCTTGGGTGATGACGGCGCGAAACTGTCTAAACGTCACGGCGCTGTTTCTGTTATGCAGTACCGCGACGAAGGTTACTTGCCGAACGCACTGAACAACTATCTAGTTCGTTTAGGTTGGTCTCACGGTGATCAAGAAATCTTCTCTGAAGAAGAAATGATCAACTTGTTCAGCCTGAACGCTATCAGCAAGTCGGCTTCTGCGTTTAATACTGATAAGTTGCTTTGGTTGAACAACCATTACATCAAAACATCTGAACCTGAATACGTCGCTAAGTACCTTCAATGGCACCTTGACGCTCAGAAGATTGATACGTCAAATGGCCCAGCGATCACTGAAGTGATTCAGCTTGTTGGTGAGCGTTGTAATACGCTGATTGAATTGGCTGAGCAATCTCGTTACTTCTACGAAGATTTTTCTGAGTTTGAAGCGGGCGCGGCTAAAAAACATCTACGCGGTGTTGCTAAAGGCCCACTTGAATTGGCTCTTGCTAAAGCGGAAGCACTAGAAGAATTCACAACAGTAAACATCAAAGAAGGTGTGATTGCTGCTGTATGTGAAGAGCAAGAGATTGGTATGGGTAAAATCGGCATGCCATTACGTGTTGCGGTAACCGGTGGTGGTCAATCGCCTTCTGTTGATGCTGTGATGCCGTTGATTGGTAAAGAGCGCGTTGTGGCTCGTATCAAGCTAGCACTTGCTTTCATCGCTGATCGTGAAGCTAACGCTCAATAA
- a CDS encoding transcriptional regulator, whose product MMTLQTWQSHVSQWYESGQLHKIDNLIPLVHSPPEEIWGPSITDAQSKAIACWLDGCLRINRHYVHAGEAQKAYSYLNFAYAKLQSVSCHPLSEIDLKSWALKRLEHLIVLILEQCSQQGWQQELHQQIESHVQFMAKHNELTVEHEVQTKKAAI is encoded by the coding sequence ATGATGACATTACAAACATGGCAATCACATGTGTCTCAATGGTATGAGTCAGGTCAATTGCATAAAATTGATAACCTCATACCGTTAGTTCATAGCCCTCCAGAAGAGATCTGGGGGCCGTCGATTACCGATGCCCAAAGTAAAGCTATTGCCTGTTGGTTAGATGGTTGCTTACGAATAAATAGGCATTACGTTCACGCCGGTGAAGCGCAAAAAGCATACAGTTATCTAAACTTTGCTTATGCAAAATTGCAGTCTGTTAGTTGCCACCCCCTATCAGAAATTGACTTAAAGAGTTGGGCACTAAAGAGGCTCGAGCACTTAATCGTTTTAATTTTGGAGCAATGCAGCCAACAAGGTTGGCAACAGGAACTCCACCAGCAAATAGAAAGCCACGTGCAGTTTATGGCCAAACATAATGAACTTACTGTAGAGCACGAAGTGCAAACGAAAAAAGCCGCTATTTGA
- a CDS encoding ABC transporter ATP-binding protein yields MKRKKRANKESQPIIEVKNVTKRFIVNGGLAKADTFTALQGISFNLYAGRTLALVGESGCGKSTCARLMTKVFPTTEGEILYRGRNIDDITKRKDVLDYRSKVQMVFQDPFGSLNPTHTIEHHLTRPIKIHKQVPDKAQIPARLAELIDLVELAPDTLKKYPHELSGGQRQRVNLARALAVGSEMILADEPTSMLDVSIRLGVLNLMQQMKKELGIGFLYITHDLATAHYIAEETAVMYQGQIVEWGDTQSILSNPQHPYTKLLISAVPDPDPDLPFKQLVEREPNYTQNADTIRAMSGITEPHYDQVGQNHFVRKWVNAA; encoded by the coding sequence ATGAAGCGAAAAAAGAGAGCCAACAAGGAGAGCCAGCCAATTATCGAAGTGAAAAACGTCACCAAGAGATTCATCGTCAATGGCGGTTTGGCTAAAGCTGACACCTTTACCGCGCTGCAAGGCATCAGCTTTAATCTTTATGCAGGCCGTACTCTCGCCCTCGTTGGTGAGTCAGGCTGTGGCAAGAGCACCTGTGCTCGCTTAATGACCAAGGTTTTTCCTACCACTGAAGGGGAAATTCTCTATCGTGGCCGAAACATTGATGACATCACTAAACGCAAGGACGTATTAGATTACCGAAGCAAAGTGCAAATGGTGTTTCAAGACCCATTTGGATCTCTAAACCCCACTCACACCATTGAGCACCATTTAACGCGACCAATAAAAATCCACAAGCAAGTACCGGATAAAGCGCAAATTCCAGCACGATTGGCCGAGTTAATCGACTTGGTGGAGCTTGCACCTGACACATTGAAAAAATACCCGCATGAACTCAGCGGAGGCCAAAGGCAAAGAGTGAATTTAGCCCGAGCGCTCGCGGTTGGTTCGGAGATGATCTTGGCGGATGAGCCTACTTCTATGCTGGATGTCTCCATTCGATTAGGCGTTCTCAACCTAATGCAGCAAATGAAAAAAGAGCTGGGTATCGGCTTTCTTTACATTACCCACGACCTTGCAACAGCCCATTACATTGCAGAAGAAACAGCCGTGATGTACCAAGGACAAATCGTCGAATGGGGAGATACGCAATCTATTCTAAGTAACCCACAGCACCCATACACTAAGTTATTAATCTCCGCAGTCCCTGATCCTGATCCTGATCTACCCTTTAAACAGTTGGTAGAACGCGAACCAAACTACACACAAAACGCGGACACCATCAGGGCGATGAGTGGCATTACCGAGCCACACTATGATCAAGTGGGTCAAAATCACTTTGTTAGGAAATGGGTTAACGCTGCATGA
- a CDS encoding heavy metal translocating P-type ATPase produces MKQYQVPLTGLNCMGCANKVKTALLALPDTEVEHITPTQVTVTTVHPAKTLGQAIESLGYQAGETVELSLQGLSCGKCVAKLTAHLDSLDWVVRFEVSKIHLSILCFGSQDQVINEVTQLGYQAMPVNLEAPVTSESSHLKSGSDSEHSEESSQTSAGNHEIQIQLMVNGMTCASCVSSVEKALFTVDGVQQVQINLAEQSALLVVTKESDEFESELLSAVETAGYQAERILDEATQRERQNTKLQQTLNHHKHSALVALSVGAPLMAWGVFGGNMMIRNSQDQWAWGAIGLVCFWLLATAGKHFFVNAWQSVLHRRATMDTLVALGTGSAWLFSTLIVMFPQWFPDSARHVYFEASAMIIGLISLGHYIEAKAKARTTLSLQALVNLQPQHAWLIENGNERSVSLEQIQAGMHLRIKPGEKIPVDGVITKGESDLDESMLTGEALPNTKTVGDNVSAGTINIDGSLIIETRSVGNNTKLARIINMVRKAQSSKPQIAKLADSISAVFVPVVVGIAITAAAIWFFVGPDPKASYMLVVATTVLIIACPCALGLATPLSVTVGIGKAAELGILIRDADVLQTASKINTVVFDKTGTLTEGKPQVQSVAFSDGWSEDSVYPLVYAAEVQSEHPLAVALCQYTELAHRASPILANDNNTFSNQRGKGISAIINGVDVKIGSPNFMLDEAEQDHPLTLSAQHYQQQAQTAILVAIDHKIAAVFGISDTLKPDAAQAVSRLQQRGIDVVMLSGDSQVVADNIASRLGIKHVIAEVLPEQKASHIQQLQTNGSIVAMVGDGINDAPALANADIGVAMGSGSDVAIESAQMTLLNSSPLAITNAIELSKATVKNMHQNLLGAFIYNSLGIPVAAGVLYPFFGFLLSPVFAGAAMALSSITVVSNANRLRLFTPPHSQKHHQEHKR; encoded by the coding sequence ATGAAACAGTATCAAGTTCCTCTAACAGGGCTAAATTGCATGGGATGTGCTAATAAAGTGAAAACGGCGTTGCTTGCATTGCCAGACACCGAGGTTGAGCACATTACGCCCACACAAGTAACGGTTACGACGGTACATCCAGCTAAAACACTTGGGCAAGCGATCGAATCTCTTGGTTATCAGGCCGGAGAGACAGTTGAGTTATCTCTACAAGGTTTAAGCTGCGGAAAGTGTGTGGCAAAGCTCACCGCGCATCTCGACAGTCTCGATTGGGTGGTTCGCTTCGAAGTAAGCAAAATACACCTTTCTATCTTGTGTTTCGGTAGCCAAGATCAAGTCATTAATGAGGTAACCCAGCTCGGTTATCAAGCGATGCCCGTTAATCTTGAAGCTCCAGTCACCAGCGAATCGTCCCATTTAAAATCTGGATCTGACTCAGAACATTCTGAAGAGTCTTCTCAAACCTCAGCAGGCAACCACGAGATACAAATTCAATTGATGGTCAACGGAATGACCTGTGCAAGCTGTGTATCATCGGTTGAAAAAGCACTGTTCACGGTTGATGGTGTTCAGCAGGTTCAAATTAACTTGGCAGAACAGTCCGCTCTGTTAGTGGTAACGAAAGAGTCCGATGAATTCGAAAGCGAATTGTTAAGCGCAGTTGAAACTGCCGGATACCAAGCAGAGCGAATTCTGGACGAAGCCACTCAGCGTGAACGTCAAAATACCAAACTTCAGCAAACGCTGAACCACCACAAACACAGCGCTTTGGTTGCACTCTCTGTTGGTGCTCCACTGATGGCGTGGGGTGTTTTTGGTGGCAACATGATGATCAGAAACAGCCAAGATCAATGGGCATGGGGGGCAATCGGCCTCGTTTGTTTCTGGTTACTTGCTACGGCTGGCAAACACTTTTTTGTTAACGCATGGCAATCGGTCTTACACCGCCGAGCAACGATGGATACCTTGGTTGCATTAGGCACAGGCTCGGCTTGGTTATTTTCAACACTCATCGTTATGTTTCCGCAATGGTTTCCAGATTCCGCTCGCCACGTTTATTTTGAAGCAAGCGCGATGATCATCGGCCTCATCTCTTTAGGTCACTATATTGAAGCCAAAGCCAAAGCAAGAACGACCCTCTCTTTACAAGCACTGGTTAACTTACAGCCTCAGCATGCGTGGCTCATTGAAAACGGCAACGAGCGCTCGGTCTCACTTGAGCAAATCCAAGCAGGCATGCACTTGCGTATCAAGCCCGGTGAAAAGATTCCTGTTGATGGGGTTATTACGAAAGGTGAAAGCGATCTAGACGAATCCATGCTAACGGGTGAAGCATTACCAAATACCAAAACAGTTGGAGACAACGTCTCTGCAGGCACCATTAATATCGATGGCAGCCTGATTATTGAAACGCGTTCAGTCGGCAATAACACCAAGCTAGCTCGCATCATCAATATGGTACGAAAAGCGCAAAGCAGTAAGCCACAAATCGCCAAGCTTGCAGACTCAATTTCTGCCGTCTTTGTGCCTGTTGTGGTTGGCATTGCCATTACCGCAGCCGCTATTTGGTTTTTTGTCGGGCCCGACCCAAAGGCGAGCTATATGCTGGTCGTCGCTACTACCGTACTCATCATTGCATGCCCTTGTGCCCTTGGCTTAGCTACGCCGCTTTCCGTTACTGTGGGGATAGGTAAAGCTGCTGAGTTGGGTATCTTGATCCGCGATGCTGATGTTCTGCAAACGGCTAGCAAGATCAATACGGTCGTATTTGATAAAACAGGAACGCTGACGGAAGGGAAGCCTCAAGTTCAATCCGTTGCCTTCTCTGATGGCTGGTCCGAAGATAGCGTTTATCCGTTAGTCTATGCCGCTGAAGTTCAATCCGAGCACCCGCTCGCGGTCGCCTTATGCCAATACACAGAGCTAGCTCACCGTGCTTCTCCTATCTTAGCGAACGACAATAACACCTTCAGTAACCAACGGGGAAAAGGCATCTCCGCAATAATAAATGGCGTCGACGTTAAAATTGGTAGCCCTAACTTTATGCTTGACGAGGCCGAGCAAGATCACCCTCTCACTTTGAGTGCCCAACACTATCAACAGCAAGCTCAAACGGCCATTTTGGTCGCCATTGACCATAAAATAGCGGCTGTGTTTGGTATCTCTGACACGCTTAAGCCCGATGCAGCCCAAGCGGTATCACGGTTACAACAACGGGGCATTGATGTCGTCATGTTATCCGGAGATAGCCAGGTGGTTGCCGATAATATTGCCTCCCGGCTCGGCATCAAACATGTGATTGCGGAAGTTCTACCTGAACAAAAAGCATCACATATCCAACAATTACAAACGAATGGATCGATCGTCGCAATGGTAGGGGATGGCATCAATGATGCGCCTGCTCTCGCCAATGCCGATATTGGGGTTGCCATGGGCAGCGGTTCAGATGTCGCCATAGAAAGTGCGCAAATGACGTTGCTTAACAGTTCGCCACTGGCTATCACCAATGCGATAGAGTTATCTAAAGCGACGGTTAAAAACATGCATCAAAATTTGCTCGGCGCTTTTATTTACAATTCACTCGGTATTCCAGTTGCGGCTGGCGTGTTGTACCCGTTTTTCGGCTTTCTACTTAGCCCAGTATTTGCAGGGGCGGCAATGGCGCTATCGTCGATCACCGTTGTTAGTAATGCAAATAGGCTCCGACTTTTTACACCACCACATAGTCAAAAACATCATCAAGAACATAAGAGGTAA
- a CDS encoding alpha/beta fold hydrolase gives MEIINKITFSQSLVALAITSVLSGCGGGGSDDFESNKGDLISGCPTNLTCDYLSVAKDYDNPQQGNVNIFYGVHKARVPSERLGILVFNFGGPGGSAVSGASYMVSQWLPSTILDRFDVIGMDPRGSGQSAFAKELTACAVANDCTQVNRDFAHYMGSNSVVKDLDSLREALGEEKLNFLGYSYGTRLGSLYANMFPQNVRAIVLDSPMPPKSNNYIDLRIDNAKGYDAVADYRLITPERKKRLEAVANDIYVNGVYVDKYGSSLSVDKGRILLSKLSSRDPSKEFSDMKSSLFSFLDNDYLNNLLGDLSISNGNSPTDDDYRSSAMFQTVVCTDERVPVESNEVANYQNSYQQASAIYGPMNYQDTASMCVDWPGERDSIEHVEHVERMDQVLSGQKILVIGGKYDPATPYIWAEQMKQSFGTLAVTTTVTNRVDHGFSYSGIDCVDSQTTAYLLDPTQTLSDKSCLGTYSSSFNFFNPEYPAKTHPAKTVSGF, from the coding sequence ATGGAAATTATAAATAAAATAACATTTAGTCAATCACTGGTAGCTTTAGCTATCACATCGGTTTTAAGTGGATGTGGAGGAGGTGGTAGTGACGACTTTGAGAGTAATAAAGGAGACCTCATTTCAGGGTGCCCAACAAATTTAACGTGTGATTATTTATCTGTAGCTAAAGACTATGATAATCCGCAGCAGGGTAACGTTAATATTTTTTATGGAGTTCACAAAGCCAGAGTGCCTTCTGAGCGCTTAGGTATTTTGGTGTTTAATTTTGGAGGTCCTGGTGGGAGCGCGGTATCCGGAGCATCTTATATGGTTAGTCAATGGCTGCCTTCGACCATTTTGGATAGGTTCGACGTAATTGGTATGGATCCGCGAGGGTCAGGTCAGAGCGCTTTTGCCAAAGAGCTTACAGCTTGTGCCGTCGCTAACGATTGTACTCAGGTAAACAGAGATTTTGCACATTACATGGGTAGTAATAGTGTCGTTAAAGATCTTGATAGCCTACGAGAAGCGCTGGGAGAAGAGAAGTTAAACTTCTTGGGTTATTCATACGGTACTCGATTAGGGTCGCTTTATGCGAATATGTTCCCACAAAATGTTCGGGCGATAGTACTTGATTCCCCAATGCCGCCGAAGTCGAATAATTATATTGATTTAAGAATCGATAATGCAAAAGGCTATGATGCTGTCGCTGATTATAGACTGATCACTCCTGAACGGAAAAAAAGGTTAGAAGCCGTAGCGAATGATATTTACGTTAATGGAGTATATGTCGACAAGTATGGTTCCTCCTTGAGTGTTGATAAAGGTCGTATTCTACTTAGTAAGTTGAGCAGTCGAGACCCGAGCAAAGAGTTCAGTGACATGAAGTCATCTCTTTTCAGCTTCTTAGATAATGACTATCTAAATAATCTGTTAGGTGATCTTAGTATTTCAAATGGGAATAGTCCTACTGACGATGACTATCGTAGTAGTGCGATGTTCCAAACAGTCGTCTGCACCGATGAGCGAGTACCTGTTGAGTCGAATGAAGTGGCTAACTATCAAAATAGCTACCAGCAAGCTTCTGCAATCTATGGGCCAATGAACTATCAAGATACGGCTAGCATGTGCGTAGACTGGCCGGGAGAGCGAGATTCTATTGAGCATGTTGAGCATGTTGAGCGGATGGATCAAGTACTGTCAGGGCAAAAAATACTGGTGATTGGTGGCAAGTATGACCCTGCGACGCCTTATATTTGGGCAGAACAAATGAAACAAAGTTTTGGTACTCTGGCAGTTACCACGACAGTCACAAACCGAGTTGATCACGGCTTTAGTTATTCCGGGATAGATTGTGTTGATAGCCAAACGACAGCTTATTTGCTAGATCCTACACAAACATTATCGGATAAAAGTTGTTTAGGTACATATAGCTCATCATTCAACTTCTTTAATCCAGAGTATCCAGCTAAAACACACCCTGCAAAAACGGTAAGCGGTTTTTAA
- a CDS encoding DUF411 domain-containing protein, with protein MKLSKLIVIASIFSATSAFAANVITHKSPYCGCCSEWVKHMEKAGFDVDVTDHQNMNPIKQKLGITPELASCHTAEINGYVFEGHIPANDIKRFLANPPKQAIGLAVPGMPMGSPGMEYGDKKDEFVVYAFNKQGRTFEFERHNQK; from the coding sequence ATGAAACTTTCCAAACTGATCGTTATTGCGAGTATTTTTAGCGCGACGTCGGCCTTTGCCGCTAATGTCATCACCCATAAATCCCCTTATTGTGGCTGCTGTAGCGAATGGGTAAAGCACATGGAAAAAGCAGGATTTGATGTTGACGTCACTGATCATCAAAACATGAACCCTATCAAACAGAAACTGGGTATTACCCCAGAATTGGCTTCATGCCACACAGCAGAAATTAACGGATACGTTTTTGAAGGTCATATACCAGCCAATGACATCAAGCGCTTTTTAGCAAATCCACCGAAGCAAGCAATAGGGCTAGCCGTTCCGGGCATGCCTATGGGCTCACCTGGGATGGAGTATGGCGATAAGAAAGATGAATTTGTGGTGTACGCTTTTAATAAGCAAGGCCGTACGTTTGAGTTTGAAAGACATAACCAAAAGTAG
- a CDS encoding ABC transporter ATP-binding protein: MTSKKHVHAFHPDPILKVRNLCVDYITEHGDFNAVKSVNLDIGKGEIFGLAGESGCGKSTIAFAINRLHKAPAFISGGEIWFKERDILRLSDEQLQTLRWSEIAMVFQSAMNSLNPVLTIQEQFSDVLRHHKGYSDIEAKDRAEKLLDLVNIPRERLTEYPHQFSGGMRQRLVIAIALSLNPDLIVMDEPTTALDVVVQREILQQIFELREEFGFSVLFITHDLALMSQLCDRIAVMRYGELVEVNSSKEIRNNPQHPYTQKLWASFPNIHEAKKESQQGEPANYRSEKRHQEIHRQWRFG; the protein is encoded by the coding sequence ATGACCTCTAAAAAACACGTACATGCTTTTCATCCTGACCCCATTCTAAAGGTTAGAAACTTATGTGTTGACTACATCACTGAACATGGAGATTTTAATGCCGTCAAGTCCGTTAATTTGGATATTGGCAAAGGTGAGATTTTTGGTTTAGCTGGTGAGTCAGGCTGCGGTAAAAGCACCATCGCTTTTGCGATTAATCGCCTCCATAAAGCACCGGCTTTCATCTCTGGTGGTGAGATCTGGTTTAAAGAGCGCGACATTCTTCGTCTGTCCGATGAGCAGTTACAAACTCTTCGTTGGAGCGAGATTGCCATGGTATTTCAAAGTGCCATGAACTCGTTAAACCCAGTACTGACCATTCAAGAACAGTTTTCTGATGTACTAAGGCACCATAAAGGGTACAGCGATATAGAAGCCAAAGACCGAGCCGAAAAACTGCTCGATTTGGTCAATATTCCCCGTGAAAGGCTTACGGAATATCCGCACCAATTTAGTGGTGGCATGCGCCAACGCCTAGTTATCGCCATTGCTCTATCACTTAACCCAGATCTTATCGTAATGGATGAACCAACAACGGCATTAGATGTTGTTGTGCAGCGTGAAATTCTTCAGCAGATTTTTGAACTGCGTGAAGAGTTTGGCTTTTCCGTATTATTTATTACACACGACTTAGCACTAATGAGCCAGTTATGTGACCGAATTGCGGTGATGAGATATGGCGAACTGGTCGAAGTTAACTCGTCAAAAGAGATCCGCAATAACCCCCAGCACCCATACACTCAAAAACTATGGGCGTCATTTCCCAATATCCATGAAGCGAAAAAAGAGAGCCAACAAGGAGAGCCAGCCAATTATCGAAGTGAAAAACGTCACCAAGAGATTCATCGTCAATGGCGGTTTGGCTAA
- a CDS encoding TraB/GumN family protein — MINLKRFSIIGALLASFITQNSSAEPIYWVAQKQQVQLLLLGSIHVGDASMYPLPSPVMNFLEHSDGFVSEIDLTNQSAPVLPQSELSTQQALNSLQTNKLTTLLKQHRLPIEAMLSSPPWLTAMSLQMKQINALGYHGEFGVDKVLTKQAVKLNIPMYPLETIDFQLNMLNSLPENGAPLLTELIEQWDKADDIFECQIDSWKNGDKDSLLTLLDSEEYDETMINMLLGDRNRAWAKQLDSGLLPKSGQFFVVVGALHLIGEDNLITLMKQQGWQIEQLSNSKTTSCI, encoded by the coding sequence ATGATTAATCTAAAGCGCTTTTCTATTATTGGCGCATTGTTAGCCAGTTTCATTACACAAAATTCCAGTGCCGAACCCATCTATTGGGTTGCTCAAAAACAACAAGTGCAACTTTTACTATTGGGTTCTATTCATGTGGGGGATGCATCAATGTACCCGTTGCCCTCGCCTGTTATGAACTTTCTAGAACACAGTGATGGGTTTGTCAGTGAAATTGATTTAACCAATCAAAGCGCGCCCGTGTTACCACAGTCAGAACTCAGCACTCAACAAGCACTTAATTCATTACAAACCAACAAGCTCACGACTTTACTTAAGCAGCACAGGCTCCCGATTGAAGCTATGCTGTCTTCACCGCCTTGGCTTACCGCAATGAGCTTGCAAATGAAGCAAATCAACGCTCTTGGCTACCATGGCGAATTTGGCGTAGACAAAGTACTAACCAAGCAAGCCGTAAAGCTCAATATTCCCATGTATCCGCTTGAGACCATTGATTTTCAATTAAATATGTTGAATTCATTGCCTGAGAATGGCGCACCATTGCTGACCGAGTTAATAGAACAGTGGGATAAAGCCGATGATATTTTTGAATGTCAGATAGATAGTTGGAAGAATGGCGACAAAGACAGCTTACTCACCCTGCTAGATAGCGAAGAATATGATGAAACAATGATCAACATGCTGCTTGGCGACCGAAATAGAGCATGGGCAAAACAGTTGGATTCAGGTTTGCTACCCAAATCAGGGCAATTTTTCGTGGTGGTTGGGGCGTTGCATTTAATTGGCGAAGACAACCTAATAACGCTAATGAAGCAGCAAGGCTGGCAAATAGAGCAACTCTCAAACTCCAAGACAACGTCTTGCATCTAG